One genomic window of Plasmodium coatneyi strain Hackeri chromosome 12, complete sequence includes the following:
- a CDS encoding Mitotic apparatus protein p62 — MFYGKVIKADETVIPEIKDGYSVIHLSRACLNNPEDEGKLYVQVEDANGCYNICCLQKNVCEDTALDIFLMLDNEVKLKTSGSKNEVHIVGYYEVSFGQDHLDDDDEEDEELEDEDDEYENEELTDLEKKKKKNALDDDETNVGNNDDDDEDDDDEDEDDEDEDDEEGEDDEDDEDDEDDEEEDEEDEENEDDEEDDEDDEDETENKAEKKKNGPKKNKNKRGLDNKNDGPSKKSKLFDENQYEKDLVAFLKKNGKCKLPELGKVKKPEGLKMKLGFFIKKHSNVFKLDTDTQVVSLKNN, encoded by the exons ATGTTTTACG GAAAAGTAATTAAGGCAGACGAAACCGTCATACCCGAGATTAAGGACGGATACTCCGTTATCCACCTGTCGAGAGCATGCTTGAACAACCCAGAAGATGAAGGAAAGCTGTACGTACAAGTGGAAGATGCCAATGGATGCTATAACATCTGCTGTTTGCAAAAGAACGTGTGCGAAGATACAGCGttggatatatttttaatgctAGATAATGAAGTGAAGCTGAAAACCAGTGGCAGTAAAAACGAAGTCCATATTGTTGGGTATTATGAGGTGTCATTTGGTCAGGACCATCTAGATGACGacgatgaggaagacgaagagttggaagatgaagatgacgaatatgaaaatgaagag CTAACggatttggaaaaaaaaaaaaaaaaaaatgctttggATGATGACGAAACGAATGTAGGAAATAacgatgacgatgatgaggatgatgatgacgaagatgaggacgatgaggatgaagatgatgaagagggAGAAGATGACGaagatgatgaggatgacgaggatgatgaggaggaggatgaggaagatgaagaaaatgaggatgatgaggaagatgacGAAGACGATGAGGATGAGACCGAGAACAaagcagagaaaaaaaagaacggaccaaaaaaaaataaaaataagagaGGATTGGATAACAAAAATGATGGCCCATCAAAGAAATCCAAATTGTTTGACGAAAATCAGTACGAAAAAGACCTCGTtgcatttttgaaaaaaaatggaaagtgcAAATTACCCGAGTTAGGAAAAGTTAAGAAGCCCGAAGGactaaaaatgaaattggGCTTCTTTATTAAGAAGCATTCGAACGTGTTTAAGTTGGACACAGATACCCAAGTGGTTTCCTTGAAGAATAACTGA